TCAATCAACGCGCATACACTAAGACCAAAATCAGCTAAATACAACTCCCTGACCATTTTTTGTGTACTTGAATGAAAGCGACAAGAGAAAGCCTCAagattgaagttttttttttttcgtcttgtTATTGTTGTTTAAATTAGCTTATTATGTCCAAGAAGCTCAAGATGTTTGATCCTTGAGCAATTATATAAAAGTCTCATCCCATTTCCTAATCTATGCTGCATTTAGTACAATTATCAACGGAACTGCATAACAGGCATGTGCTTACACAGCACTGGCATTCAAAAATTTTCCAGTTATCATATTGTCTACAAGAAAGCTTAGGAGATGCATGTAAATATACATTTCATGAAACGTGTCAGCATAATACCTGTTCCAATGAGTGGTAGTTGTCGCCAATTATTTGGTACCTTGACTGCAACTTGCTTCTTCTATCATAATCAGCATAATTTCTAGAATAAGAATAGGATGAAGAGCCGAGGTTTGATGGAGAAGCAGAAGAACCATTATGGTTGTAACGGTAGCGCTGACTCTGGTCTCTGGATGGCTTGCCTCCCATAGTAACGTCTTAACTTGCTACTGCTTTAAAagtttgatattgttcttcttTCAAGCAGAGCTGCTAGAGGCCCTTTCTAAACAGAAAGCCATAAAAAGGTATTGGGAAACATAACAAACAAGAAATTAACACCCACTCATACAAGATTTTCTGCAAGATAAATAGAAATCCGAAGGGCATAACAAGGCACTCCAACAAATTTCTAATTCCATGTCTTTTAAGCCAACTTGAGGAGCAACCCACACATGAGCAAACAAAgctgagagaaaaaaaaaacaaccagtaCTAGATCAAATTGAAGTCCAGAATTCATGAAAAGTGTTACCTGTGAGGACAGAGGGATATTAAGAATTAAGTGGAGGCAAGTGCCGTgtatataaagaaaaacaaaagagacaGATTCAATTATAGAAATGTCAACAATGGAAGTACGAGAACTTCATTAGAGAATCAACTTTCATGGAAATCACCATTAAAGCAAAAGACTTGACTTCCAGCCGAAGCCAACTACTCATTTGGAAGCTACTGAGCACTATCTTAGTCATCTAGAAATTTACGCTATTCCAATTGAAGACTAGTAACCTCCAACGAAATTTCCTCCTAAACTTTGGCCTACATTTGAACACGAGAATTTGAGAACAAGGAAAGCTACTTGCAAAGTATTCACAAAGAAGAATAAGTAGACAAATTCAACCCCTAAGAGGCAAAGAGTCAACTTTACCTTCCCAACAATTTCTTTGCATCAGATGAAAAGCTAATGTAATGTAAACTAAAACCAAAGATTACACCTTTATTAATTAaggatgatgatggtgatggtgattatcattagaagaagaagaagaagaagaagaagaagaagaagaaaaaattgcacTCTATGTTTTTTTTGGTGCAGTTCATATATGTAATACAAAAGTAATTATTTCATTGTCTCCTCAAAGAGTTGGTCGAGACTGCCAGATCAATATTGTAGAACAATTATGCGATAAAaatatctagcattactcttactcTACTATCATATCGACCAATAGTATTTTAATATGCAGTGCTCGTTTCACTTTGCAGTCAGAGAAGGACTTTAAAGCGTGCAATCACAACTTGCCACTTCTGCACAACAGGTGCTGCTAATTCGAACAGAATTCAGTCATATGAATATCCTATATATGCAACTTTTAATTAGCATTATTCCAACCACCAACTATCGTGACCTACTCGATGACATCCTCAGGGTTTCGTCATGAATTGTTCATGTTTCTTCATTATTAAGTAAGTTTAAATATTGTTTgcttattaataatttatttaataagacccagccaaaaaagaagaagaaaaagaaactactAGGGAAGAGTACTTGAATATCATACTCAAGTACCTATGTGATATTGTGCCACTTTTGCACCTCACATCATCAGCATAACATCTGATGATCTTGACCTCATGATTCACTATTCATGatgatgagtaatgctaaatagtATAACTCTCATCCTATTCTAATATAATTGGGATGATCTAAGTGGTAGTGCTCGTCGATCCgtaaattttgttcatttttaataaaagttgattttgacataaacgtaaaagagaaacTGTGTTCTCAATGCACAAAATCAACATACACGTTGAtagagaaaattaataatattattgatgacaaaaattgaattgtttattttattacaattgctcataatttataatgaaaccctaaaactataaaatgataaaatattctaaaaatgaaaataaaacaaaagaaacaattaaGATAATTCTTAACGACTATGTCAATCTAAATATGAGAATTTTCTAGAAGGGGAATTAAGAAATTTAAGAAAGGTGAAAGGGAATCAGGAAATTTAGGAAAAGTTACTATcgagaatatttttcaaatcacaatctGTCAATAATCTCTACTTTTCTTCTAGAACAATATATAGTAGTTGaccatttcttttcttgcttAAATCTGCTTGATTTGGTATATTAATATTATGGATGTAAAAGAATCAATCTTGTCACCACATCAtagatcaattaattaattctcgGCTGTACTAAAAGTTCCACCAATAATTTCCCACTCATGCCCTTCAGTTGTTTCTCACTCTTCATCGACTCGGCCAGTAgccttttccttttgtacttccaccGCCGAATATTAGTTGTCCTCGTGTCCACTTGGTGCCAACAATACAGAATGTCCCGCTTAAATTAGTTTACTCGTCAGAACCTAGTGTTTGGTTtctaaaataaaacattttcatcCTGGCTTCCTGAGAACCCACCGGTGAAGCTCTTTGTCCTATAGTAAGATTTCTCTTGAATAAGCATGTTTGTTAATAATCTCGATGTCAAGACAAGCCCTCTCAATAATAAGATCATCTTGAGAACAAGATGGAATTCTTGTCCTACATCAGATTCAATAACTTGTGGGCACTGCCACATCAGCCTAGTTGTATGAGAATtgagtatgtagcattactctttcatGATATACtgaaatatacaaaaatattttgttatctcatttttcttcttcttctaattatCTTCGTATCTCATTTGGATATTCTTTCTGAATGCAATTTTCTGTTACAATAGGAGACTCCCTTGGTTCATCCTATCACTAGAAGATGAAGCAAGAGTAgggatttttattattatctttcttATCTCTTTTCATGATAGGATTTGCCAATGAATGAATgaatactaattttattttttttatacattaacttaatatatttctcatttaCGCGTTGACTTCTTATTATAAGAATTTCTTTCTTCCGACCCTGCCAAACACCAGTTTTGCCGATCCCGAGCCCTTTGACTATTCACATTCCTAATTAATCATGCAATTACACCAAGTCGCTGCCTCGTGGATGGACTTGGTCAGCATCTTGAGAACCACCCACCCACCctcccttcctttttttttttttttaaacaaaataatcaaataaatggattaagaaataaaaaccataagaaaaattcaacaaaatgcATAGCAACACAAAGAATCAACCAATTTAAGGAAATTAGCTCAGAATTCGCGTTATACGCGGAATTCTTTATTATagtttagttttaaattttaaaaacatctTCATTGTACAatttattataggttaaaaatgctagtaaaaaaaattatcgcACATCTTTcaacaaaaagacaataaaagttaagacctttaattttattttaatccaaaaaaaataaaacttttaaaaatatttgatcatataggtgtagtttataacgaaaagaagtataaaaaaaaaatagaaaaagaaaatctaaattccaaatattacaACATATGTATAGTAGTATTTTCAAAGGTCAAGATgatgctgtaatttttttacagcacctaagccaaatcttacaaaagaaaacaaaaatttttactcaatatttaatgcaatcaaataaatcttcTCATATCACGTTCAAtacttaaataattttttgccttattttgctttcaaaagcagaaaaaacacctcaaaaaaaatttgagtgaatcaaaccaaaagaaaaaaaaaaaaaaaaacattaaacattcaaatatattaaaaaataagacctAATCAAAcatatgttaaaatctttgttacCATATcaatagtttaaaatgaaaaaaagtgtgtatatatatataaattaaaaaaagcaagaagaaaacctatagattatgattatcaaaacattaacaaaaaaaaattagcaagagtctctaatattattagtgtgatacatattacatttcgatacaaataaaacccatgtaattctgaacattctaaaaaaaaatacatagcaaaCTAAATAAAATGGCTGAAAACCGAGTAAATTATACaaacgaaaaacaaaaatattctataaaacattcaaatgaactaaaaaataaggcacttaattttagtttaatccatataaattaaaatattttaaaatctttgtgcccatatgaatagtttataacgaaaaagaagtataaagaagaaaaaaaatagcaagaagaaaacatggttcAATCTAATTactaaaacattaataaaaaaattagcagaaatctataatatttttagtgtgatacctattatatttaaatacaaataaaacccaagtaattataaacatttaaaacaatACTGaacaaactaaataaaatatttttttacgaatacaaaataaaacaaaatatttcattacaatgcttaatatctcttggtgtttcaaaagtatttatatttcttttatacacaacaattaaataaatttttgcattgttttgctttcataagcataaaaacattttcaaaaaatggctaaaaatggagtaaatcacataaacaaaaaaaataaaattccagaaaacataagtctttatcatcttagtttaatccatatacactaaaaaaaatgtttaaatcattgttcccataggtatacatggtttaaaatgaaaagtataaagaaaaataaatcaaggaaaataaatagtttaatctaaatatcaaaatattaatacgaaattagtaggaatctttgtgtgatatctattatatttcaatacaaataaaatgcaaataattctgaacataagggaaaaaaagaaaaaagaaaaaagaagggataattgcaccgttggtccctgtggtatgctataattatttttcactccctatggtttaaaatgTGCATGTGAGGTccttgtgatatgcaataattacaaatcaatctctagcgttaaattctgttaaaaattttaacagattccgtcaaataccacgtatgcgccacgtgtcgccatcttattggcgacacgtggcgctgacatgcacatcttaataaaataatataaatttattaaaaaataaataaatatacttacttatttatttttttattttttttttaaaaaaaaaaacaaaaaaaaaaaaaaaaaaatggggcaaggggggtggcgcgcggccacccttttgcctcattttttttttcttttttgtttttttttttttaaaaaaataagtatatttatttatttttttaaaaaaattatattattttattaagatgtgcatgtcagcgccacgtgtcgccaataagatggcgacacgtggcgttgacgtggtatttgacggaatctgttaaaaattttaacagaatttgacatcagggatcgatttgtaattattgcataccacaaggacctcccatacactttttaaaccatagggagtgaaaaataattatggcataccacagggaccaacggtgcaattatccaaaaaaaaaatatacaaaaaaataaacattttttatgaaaatctATTTCCATAGGTAGACACggttgaaaataaaaagtataaagaaagaaaaaatagcaggagaatatctagattctaattataaaaatgtataaaacACAAAATCCTTCAACCTctacaaaaccaaaaaagagagaaaaaaaaaaatgaaagaaagaaagcaaagtccttaaaaaaaaaaaaaacaaaataaaattatgtactttaatactctgttcttctcttgaatgtcATTGTTAGAAACTattgatttcacaattcaagatgTTTCAAACTCTAAAGAGAggtataaataactaatttaaGAGAGTAAGTAATATGATTTTTCAGCTTACTTGTGttgtttctttaaaattaatgcatgcaatacctatatggtcaattatgggtagttaatgtagtaagttcttagttttaaattttgtctctctataattttggaaagttgtaaattctgaaaccataatattgtacattaaatttttgaacttaatgaaatttcatataaaaaaaaaaaaatttgaaataaaattttgaagaaaaaaaaaatctgaccacttagaattaatgcatgtttttaattttaattttttaaaaaaatctcacaacttaatgcggctataatgacacttaatgataCCTACTATATTTCAATCTTATATAATTATGAACATTCGACAAAGCaaatgaacgaaaaaaaaaaaataataataataataataataataataattctcataaacattcaaatgaagaattgctcaaccaaaaattgcacaaaataaatagaaacaTATTtggatttcaaccaaaaatataaaatactaaagaaacacatGTCTCCACAAAAAGAGTCATAtttgtatcattaattgagagagagattacttgtatcattaataaagagagagagacattaaattgaccggttcaattttatttaaaagaccggttcagcacttaaatgaccggtttagtcactaaaaagtatgggttcatgccacgtgtcaccattCTATATCATTCTAAagaagaactcggcttttatatatataaaagaaatctgaccacttagaattaatgcatgtttttaattttaatttttttaaaaaaatctcataactTAATGtggctataatgacacttaatgataCCTACTatatttcaatcatatataattctgaacattcgacaAAGCAAATagacgaaaaataaaaaataaaaaatctcataaacattcaaatgaagaattgctcaaccaaaaattttacaaaataaatggaaacatatttagatttcaaccaaaaatttaaaatactaaagaaataCATGTCTCCACAAAAGAGTCATATTTATATCATTAATCTGGAGAGagactacttgtatcattaatagagagagacaTTAAATTGACCGGTTCAGTACTTAAATGACccgtttagtcactaaaaagtatagGTTCATGCGACGTATCACAATTCTATGTCATTCAAAGGAAGAACtcggtttttatatatatattataagataagataagataagataagattaCTAAGCAATTGTTCAGAATTAAACTTACACACCTTAATTgtcgattatatatatatatatatatatatatatatcgacaGTACTGATCAGGAAGGCCACCATTTTTCTGATGAGGAAATGGCAGTGTCCTTAATTACATATTAGAGGTTGATGACAATGAGAATAGAtactaaaaatatcaaaacgaTAAGGCAGGCAACAATATCATCCGGCAACGCCTGTTGTGCCTTGTCTAATTGTAAACATACATGTGAATCATGAGAAGAAGCAGACGCCTTCTTCTTCTCAGAGACACTGCCGGTTGACGGCTTCTTAATTCTGATCTCCTCCAAAGCAGCATAATTATTGGCCCCTTCTTGTTTCTTCCATAACAAGGAAAAATCAAAACCTTCATTAATTACATAACGCAAATATTAAAGAAAGTCGGctcattgaaaaatataaattcacTCACAAATTTGTGAACTTTGTCAACTTGACGTTCAGATTTTAGCTTCGACACTTGACTCTTGAGTTCATTAACCTCTCTCTCAAGGTTGGCGATTCTCCCTGCTTGTGCTTCAGTGGCCTGTAACAATATTTAGTACGTATATCAATTATTAAAACAAGTGAATATCGTAGAAAATCTTGTCATTGATCATTGATCATTGATGCTGCATACTggcttgcatatatatatatatatatatatatatatatatatatatataccctctCCTTTGATTGAAGCTTGGATTCTAGCCTGGAGAGTGCAGACCTCAAGTCACGATTTTCTTTCTCCAAAGctgctttcttttcttgatcGGCTTCAAGTTGAAGGTTTGACACCATGGActacattaaataaataaatctttcgTTAGCTACCAATTAATAGTACTAATTGTGTTGTTGCGATCACAGAGTACTCAAACATGACAAATATTATGAACCTGCGCGCGCGCATACCTGGCTGTCATCGTCTAGCAGAGGTTGGTTTAGTGAATTGAAAGGGAAAATTCGGTGATAGCGAAAAGGAGTACGTGACCACATACGTCGTTGCACTCTTGTTGATTGCCCGTTTcccatatatatagatattgaTTCACCACCTAGAATCATTGAATATATGTTGTACAATCACACAATTAGAAGCACTAGATAGAGAGGAAAACACAGATCGATTTAAGTAACTCAGGATTAATTAGGAAGATCAATTAGAGAAGTTTTAGTACCTTAATTTGCTCGATTGTCTCGATCTGTCTAATAAACACAGTCGATTGTCTCCTTCCAGCATATACAGCAAGATacgcacgcacgcacgcacCCTTTATAGTTTTTACTAGAGTCAATGCATGCCCTCGATCAACtagaaaatttcttaattaGATAGATTATTTGTTCAGCAATTTCATTACAATTGTTCATAATTtataatgaaaccctaaaactacaaaatgataaaatattctaaaaatgaaaataaaacaaaagaaacaactaAGATAATTCTTGACGACTATGTCAATCTAAATGTGAGAATTTTCTAGAAGGGGAATTAAGAAATTTAAGAAAAGTGAAGGGGAATCAGGAAATTTAGGAAAAGTTACTATggagaatatttttcaaatcacaatctATCAATAATCTCTACTTTCCATCTTGAACAATATATAGTAGTTGaccatttcttttcttgcttAAATCTGCTTGATTTGGTATATTAATATTATGGATGTAAAAGAATCAATCTTGTCACCACATCAtagatcaattaattaattttcggCTGTACTAAAAGTTCCACCAATAATTTCCCACTCATGCCCTTCAGTTGTTTCTCACTCTTCATCGACTTGGCCAGTAgccttttccttttgtacttccaccGCCGAATATTAGTTGTCCTCATGTCCACTTGGTGCCAACGATACAGAATGTCCCGCTTAAATTAGTTTACTCGTCAGAACCTAATGTTTGGTTTCGACAATAAAACATTTTCATCCCCGCTTGCTGAGAACCCACTGGTGAAGCTCTTTGTCCTACAGTAAGATTGCTCTTGAATAAGCATGTTTGTTAATAATCTCGATGTCAAGACGAACGCCCTCTCAATAATAAAATCATCTTGAGAACAAGATGAAATTCTTGTCCTACATCAGATTCAATAACTTGTGGGCATTGCCACATCAGTCTAGTTGTATGAGAGTGAAATGAGAGTTGAGtatgtagtattactctttcATGATATACtgaaatatacaaaaatattttgttatgtcatttttcttcttcttctaattatCTTCTTATCTCATTTGGATATTCTTTCTGAATGCAATTTTCTGTTAACAGTAGGAGACTCCCTTGGTTCATCCtatcacactacaaaaatattgtcaaattgccacgtgcattttgacacgtgtacagcactgtacacgtgtcaaaatgtttgccacgagtattttgacacgcgtcttacgcgtgtcagatgtgcaagactctaattgcacattttgacacgtgtatttgcaatacacgtgtcaaaccgtttgacacgtgtatttgtaatattcgtgtcaaaacggtttgacacgtgtatttaaatacacgtgtcaaaacgttttttttttaaaaaaaaaaaatccaaattgattttgttattgtttatttaaattccaaatttggaattttttttcaatttaattttgttattgtttatttaaatttatttgggttaataaatttttgttttttttttttccaaattttattattttcgagagagagagacgtagagatccagagagagagggaggcagagagagatagggagagagagtagagagagagagggaggcagagagatatagggagagagagtagagagagagacatagagatactgagagagaggcagagagagatagggagagatacacagagagagagagagagagagagagaggtagagagagagagagaaagagatagagaggaagagagagagaaagagatagagaggaagagagcgatagagagagagaccgagcagagagagctggagagagggcggctcaccggcgggaagggcggatgcgcggtggccggaagctggccgctgcggctgtgacggagagggagagagagagagagagggagagagagagaggtagagagagagagaccgagaacactgtaccgagcagagagaggtggagagagggcgtctcaccggcgggaagggctgaTGCGCGGTGGCCGGACGTTGGCCGGCGAAActgtgacggagagagagagagagagagagagagagagagagagggagagagagagagagaattcagaTCGGAACCCAAATGGGTTCCGATctgtatgtacatatatatatatatatatatatatatatatatatatatatatatatatatatatatatatatatatatatatatatatatatatatatttaatctattattatattattatattatttgaattttaaaaattatatatatatatatatatatacacatatataagcgggaaaaataaacttttaacCGGGAGAAACCaaacaattgggcacgtgtactgagtacacgtgcccaattcgggacgtgtatttaaatacgcgttcccaattgttaaaattctatttaataaaaaaaattaaatttgaaaaaaataacagtttgacacgtgtatttaatacgcgtgtctaattgttgaaattatatttaataaaaaaaaattatatttggaaaaaaaaataacagtttgacacgtgtatttaatacacgtgtccaattggacacgtgtattaaatacacgtgtcaaattggacgcgtgtatttaatacgcgtgtctaattgttgaaattctatttaattaaaaaaaaattatatttggaaaaaaataacagtttgacacgtgtatttaatacacgcgtccaatttgacacgtgtatttaatacacgtgtccaattggacacgtgtattaaatacacgtgtcaaattggacgcgtgtatttaatacgcgtgtctaattgttgaaattctatttaattaaaaaaaaattatatttaaaaaaaatagtttgacacgtgtattaaatacacgtgtcaatttgtgacggctgtacaattagacacgtgtctccaaagacacgtgtcaaattggacgcgtgtctacagtaacgggtactgtagacacgcgtcaaaatgcaTGCATTTTTGTAGTGTCACTAGAAGATGAAGCAAGAGTAgggatttttattattatctttcttATCTCTTTTCATGATAGGATTTGCCAATGAATGAATgaatactaattttatttttttatacattaacttaatatatttctcatttaCGCGTTGACTTCTTATTATAAGAATTTCTTTCTTCCGACCCTGCCAAACACCAGTTTTGCCGATCCCGAGCCCTTTGACTATTCACATTCCTAATTAATCATGCAATTACACCAAGTCGCTGCCTCGTGGATGGACTTGGTCAGCATCTTGAGAACCACCCACCCACCctcccttcctttttttttttttttaaacaaaataatcaaataaatggattaagaaataaaaaccataagaaaaattcaacaaaatgcATAGCAACACAAAGAATCATCCAAATTAAGGAAATTAGCTCATAATTCGCGTTATGTGCGgaattcttcattataatttagtttcaaaatttaaacacGTTTTCATTGTACTTTTTaatataggttaaaaaatgcttgtaaaaaaaattatcgcacatttttcaataaaaagacaataaaggttaagacccttaattttattttaattcaaaaaaaataaaacttttaaaaatatttgatcatataggtgtagtttataacgaaaagaagtataaaaaaaatagtaaaaagaaaatctaaatttcaaatattacagcatatgtgttgtagttttttcaaagGTCAAGATGATGCTGTAACTTTTTTTACAGCACCGAAGCCAAatcttacaaaagaaaacaaaaattttcactcaatatttaatgcaatcaaataaatcttcTCACATCACATTCAATACTTAAATAAGTTTTTGCCTTATTttactttcaaaagcagaaaaaacacatcaaaaaaaatttgagtgaatcataccaaaagaaaaaaaaaaaccattaaacattcaaatatattaaaaaataagacccaatcaaaacatgttaaaatctttgttacCATATcaatagtttaaaatgaaaaaaaaaattaaaaaaaattaaaaaaagcaagaagaaaacctatagattatgattatcaaaacattaacaaaaaaaaaataagcaggagtctctaatattattggtgtgatacctattacattttgatacaaataaaactcatgtaattctgaacattctaaaaaaaaatacatagcaaactaaacaaaatgattgaaaatcgagtaaattatacaaaccaaaacaaaaatatctataaaacattcaaatgaactaaaaaataagacacttaattttagtttaatccatataaattaaaatattttaaaatatttgtgcccatatgaatagtttataacaaaaaagaagtataaagaagaagaaaaatagcaagaagaaaacatggttcAATCTAATTactaaaa
This DNA window, taken from Alnus glutinosa chromosome 5, dhAlnGlut1.1, whole genome shotgun sequence, encodes the following:
- the LOC133869932 gene encoding uncharacterized protein LOC133869932 isoform X2 codes for the protein MGNGQSTRVQRRMWSRTPFRYHRIFPFNSLNQPLLDDDSQSMVSNLQLEADQEKKAALEKENRDLRSALSRLESKLQSKERATEAQAGRIANLEREVNELKSQVSKLKSERQVDKVHKFKQEGANNYAALEEIRIKKPSTGSVSEKKKASASSHDSHVCLQLDKAQQALPDDIVACLIVLIFLVSILIVINL
- the LOC133869932 gene encoding uncharacterized protein LOC133869932 isoform X1 gives rise to the protein MILGGESISIYMGNGQSTRVQRRMWSRTPFRYHRIFPFNSLNQPLLDDDSQSMVSNLQLEADQEKKAALEKENRDLRSALSRLESKLQSKERATEAQAGRIANLEREVNELKSQVSKLKSERQVDKVHKFKQEGANNYAALEEIRIKKPSTGSVSEKKKASASSHDSHVCLQLDKAQQALPDDIVACLIVLIFLVSILIVINL